A region of the Flavobacteriaceae bacterium MAR_2010_188 genome:
AAAGATTTTATTTATATATCCTTCTTTAGCTAAACGAAGTACATTAAAAAGAGATTCTGTATTTAAGGTCCAAGCCTTCATAGGGAATTTTTCGCCAGTAGCGCTCAACATTGCCGCTAATAGATAGACCGTCTTAATCTTATAACTATCTACGCACTTCTTGACTGCAGAAAAATCCTGAGCGTCTAAAATTTCAAATTTACCATCATTAACGACCTCTGGGTTGCCATAACTTATATCGCTTGCAATAACGTTATCATGACCATAAATTTCCCGTAGCTTAAATGTAAGTTCAGAACCAATCTGACCACAGGCTCCGATTATCAAGATTTTTGAAGACATTAATTTTATTTGAAATTAGTCCTCAAAAGTAAAAAGAATGTTAGGCATATAAAATTATAAGAGTAAAATAAAGACTGGGCTTTCTAAGACTTTTAACTAATTTTGAAGCTAATTAAGATTCAATCCTTTACGATGCGCAACTATTTTTACCTTCTACTCATTCTTATTACAACTTTTAGCTGTAAAGACGAGTCAGATAACAAAGTAGTTGAGGATAACACCGTTCAGTCGAGTGCAAGTGCCGTTTCTAAAGCCGATATCAAAACGATAAAATATACAGATTACGGTCTAGGATCAGACGCACAAAAAGCAGTTGCTAATTGGCTTCAATATAAAGAGCTAGATGAAAATTTAGAACTAGTTAAAAAGGGTGATCTCTCGTTTTTATCCCAAGACCAAGAGGTAATGATGACCTTACTTCAGGATTTGAGAATTAACATACCTTCCGCAGTAAATACCAAATCCATAAAAGCTAGACTGCTTGCATTAGAAACCCAGTTGCTAATGGCAAACAGTTTACTCAATTTAAAGAACGTCGAAAAATCCAAAAAAATCGATGCCGTTAAAATGGTTCTCATCGCGATGTCTAATTTTAATGATCAGATGAACAAGAAGTTTGAAATTGAATCCAATAACATTTTGCGCCGACAGTAGTTGTCAGTTATACTTCTTAAATCTACTTAATTTTCTTAAGAGACAAATATTGAATTCTCATTTAATACATTTGCAAAAATTTTATTGATGAAATATAATATCAACTCCATTATAGGAGCCATGCTCTTAATGGTAATAGTTGCTTCATGTAACGAAGAGAAAAAAGAAGAAGTTGTTGTGGTGAAAGAACAACCAGGCATTAACTTAAAAGATATGGACACTACGGTAAAGCCAAGTGAAGACTTTTACCGATATGCCAACGGTGCTTGGTTAGATAGCACTGAAATTCCTGGAGATCGATCTACTTGGGGAAGCATCCACGAGCTTGGGAAAAAGACAGATAGTGATGCCTTAGATATTTTAAAATCTGCGATATCAGAAGACAAGGATTTAAAGGGAATCAATCTTGTACCAGGATCTGATCAAGAGAAAGCGGTTTTATTGTACCAAACGATTATGGATACCATATCTCGTAATCAACAAGGCATTGAACCCTTAAAACCTACTTTGGCTAAGATTGATGGAATACAAAACGTCAAGGACCTTCAAACTTATATGATTGAGATGGAGTCTAAGGGAGCGAGTTCTTTCTTTGGCTTTGGCGTGGGTCCAGATGCTAAGAACAGCAGTATAAATGTGGGGCAACTTGGTTCAGGCTCTTTAGGTTTACCAGAGAGGGATTATTACATTAAAGACGACGAAAAGGCTAAAGAAATTCGTGCAAAATATGTAGAGCATATTACCAAGATGCTGCAATTTTTAGGAGAGGATGAAGCTAAGGCCAATGCTGAGGCGAAGACTATTTTGGCTTTTGAAACCAAATTGGCCGAACCAAGAATGGACAAAGTCGAAATGAGAGACCCATTAAAAAGATACAATCCAAAATCTATCTCTGAGTTGAAGCAAATGGTACCGATCATTGATTGGGATACTTATTTCAATGGAATCGGAGTTAAACGGATAGATACCGTTATTGTAGTTGATCCGGGTTACATGAAGGCAGTTCAGAAGATTTTAGCGCAAAATAATATATCTGATTGGAAATCTTATCTAAAATGGCACGAACTAAATAGTGCTGCCAGCAAATTAAGTACCGAAATCGATACCCAAAACTGGAATTTCTACAGTAAAGAATTAAACGGCACCAAAGAACAGCGTCCGTTAGATGAAAGAGCGCTACAGACCATTAATTGGACTTTAGGTGAAGCATTGGGTAAATTATATGTAGACCAAAAATTTCCACCAGAGGCTAAGGCTAAAGCTGAGAAGATGATTGCTAACGTTATCAAAGCCTATGAAAATAGAATTAGTAAGCTAGAGTGGATGGGGGATGACACCAAGAAAAAGGCTATCGAAAAGCTTAAGTCCACCACCATAAAAATTGCTTATCCTGATCAATGGAAAGATTATAGCGAATTGGTCGTAAAAAGTACTGAAGATGGAGGTTCGTATTTGCAGAATATGCAAAATGCCGCAGAATGGAACTTTAAGGACGATATTTCTAAAATCGGAAAAGAAGTAGATAAGAGCGAATGGTTTATGGCTCCGCAAATCGTGAATGCTTATTATTATCCACCCAACAACGAAATTGTATTTCCTGCAGCTATATTACAGCCGCCATTTTATAATTATTTAGCGGATGATGCGGTTAATTACGGAGGAATTGGCGCAGTAATCGGACACGAAATCTCACACAGTTTTGATGATCAAGGTTCTAAGTACGATAAAGAAGGAAATCTAAATAACTGGTGGACCGAAGAAGATCTTACCCAATTTCAAGCTTTAGGCAATCTATTGGCCACTCAATTTGATGATCTGGAAGTTCTTCCAGAAGTAAATGTGGACGGTAAATTTACCTTAGGAGAAAATATCGGTGACCTAGGTGGTATAAATGCTGCTTATGACGCATTACAAATGAGTTTCAAGGATTCTGGTGAACCTGAAAAAATCGATGGACTTACCGCAGAACAGCGGTTCTTTATCAGCTGGGCAACGGTCTGGAGAACCTTAAGCACGGATGATGCTCTTGGCACCCAAGTTAAAACAGACCCGCACTCTCCAGGAATGTTTAGAGCGGTACAACCATTAAGAAATATAGATGCGTTTTACTCAGCCTTCAATATTAAGGAAGGCGACCCACTATACTTAGCACCAGAAGACCGGGTGCATATTTGGTAAAAAAAAAGAGCAGCGATAAGCTGCTCTTTTTTTTTTAATCCTCTTTTTTTAATCCTCTTTTTTGGCCGGTTGTTTTTTCGCGACTAAGGCATCCTTGCTCAAACGTGCCAAATTAAAAGTTGGCTCCAAAGCCAGCGCTTGGTCTAACAATGTGATTGCGGCATCAATATTTTTAGTCTGGTCTTCGTTAAAAGTAACCAGCGCATCAATATATAATAAAGCAGATTTTAAGGAAACCTGATAAGGCTGTTGGGATTCGTAAAACACCCTTTTCATATCATCCTTCACATTTGCTTTACCGTAAGTTATGTTTTCTCGAGCTCCCGCTAAATCCTGTAATTGTGTTTTTAGGTCGGCCATTTCGTAAGCGATGTAGGCGCTAGGATTTCTTTTAAAAAGCATTTCATACTGTTCTATCGCTCTCTTGGGTTGATTAAGAGATTTAAGTGAAATTGCCTTCACTTCAATATTCATATCAGAATCCTTGTCAGAACTTTCGATACCGATTGTATTTAGGGCTTCAACATATCTTCCTTCTGCGGCATATACATATCCCAAAGTATCTAAACGCGCAGTGTTTGGGTCAATTATATTTAGATGGGTCATCGCATTAATGACGCCTTGCACATCCCCTTGCACCTTCATTTGATCGTAATATGCCTGAAAATGTTTTTTCAGTTCAGTATTGGTTTGTGAAAAACCGCTAAAACAAATAGTAAGCGCGATTATCGAAATGACATTTTTCATGATATTGGATTCGTTAGATTTTTGAGTTTTGATTTTGAGATGCCAAATCTAAAAAAATCTGACATATAAAAGCTTAAAGAGTTGCCAATTAATCAATAGGCGATGTAAACCTAAAATTAAGTGCTTCCTGTATTTTCTGGGCTGAAACTTTTTTTCCGACGTTTTTCTTGTAATGGTCAAAGGTTGGTGGTTCTAATCCTAGTTTTGCACAGGCGGTTATATAATACAACTCTCTTGAAGGATGGGAAGGGTAGCTGGCGTTATAAATTTCTCCCCAAGAATCAGATTCAATCACT
Encoded here:
- a CDS encoding putative endopeptidase gives rise to the protein MKYNINSIIGAMLLMVIVASCNEEKKEEVVVVKEQPGINLKDMDTTVKPSEDFYRYANGAWLDSTEIPGDRSTWGSIHELGKKTDSDALDILKSAISEDKDLKGINLVPGSDQEKAVLLYQTIMDTISRNQQGIEPLKPTLAKIDGIQNVKDLQTYMIEMESKGASSFFGFGVGPDAKNSSINVGQLGSGSLGLPERDYYIKDDEKAKEIRAKYVEHITKMLQFLGEDEAKANAEAKTILAFETKLAEPRMDKVEMRDPLKRYNPKSISELKQMVPIIDWDTYFNGIGVKRIDTVIVVDPGYMKAVQKILAQNNISDWKSYLKWHELNSAASKLSTEIDTQNWNFYSKELNGTKEQRPLDERALQTINWTLGEALGKLYVDQKFPPEAKAKAEKMIANVIKAYENRISKLEWMGDDTKKKAIEKLKSTTIKIAYPDQWKDYSELVVKSTEDGGSYLQNMQNAAEWNFKDDISKIGKEVDKSEWFMAPQIVNAYYYPPNNEIVFPAAILQPPFYNYLADDAVNYGGIGAVIGHEISHSFDDQGSKYDKEGNLNNWWTEEDLTQFQALGNLLATQFDDLEVLPEVNVDGKFTLGENIGDLGGINAAYDALQMSFKDSGEPEKIDGLTAEQRFFISWATVWRTLSTDDALGTQVKTDPHSPGMFRAVQPLRNIDAFYSAFNIKEGDPLYLAPEDRVHIW